One region of Paenibacillus polymyxa M1 genomic DNA includes:
- a CDS encoding MarR family winged helix-turn-helix transcriptional regulator, protein MVNIDANIIADMRRFNRFYTNLLGVLDRHVLDSGYSFTEARVIIEIGLIEPCIANTLVESLKIDRSYMSRIIAKFCKEGFLVKENSTVDNRTNLIRLTPKGKTFYNQLNERSDEQILRLVQGLSEIEIEELHASMLLIQKKLDISERIQNDTI, encoded by the coding sequence ATGGTCAATATAGATGCTAATATCATAGCGGATATGAGGCGTTTTAACCGGTTCTATACGAATTTACTTGGTGTTTTAGATAGACATGTGCTGGATAGCGGATATTCCTTTACCGAGGCACGTGTCATTATAGAGATCGGGTTGATCGAGCCATGTATTGCGAATACGCTGGTCGAATCTCTTAAAATTGATCGCAGCTATATGAGCAGGATCATTGCTAAATTTTGCAAAGAGGGCTTTCTTGTTAAGGAAAATTCAACGGTGGATAATAGAACAAATCTAATTCGTCTGACACCTAAAGGAAAAACGTTCTACAACCAATTGAATGAAAGGTCTGATGAGCAAATTCTAAGATTAGTTCAAGGACTTTCAGAAATAGAGATTGAAGAATTACATGCTTCTATGTTGTTAATTCAGAAGAAATTGGATATTTCGGAGAGGATACAGAATGATACGATTTGA
- a CDS encoding efflux RND transporter permease subunit — protein MIKYIVKKQKITLIFFGMCILLGLFNFTSLPKQEQPDVIPMSASVTTIYPGASPERIEQTITKVMEQKIKAVQGVKTISSTSSKGQSSIIIEALNDADPTKVWADLRTKVQDAQSELPDDAMQPIINDSMTSSFIGSYAITSDKVEDLYSLNELMNKWKDQLKTVHGISQVNIQGIPEQEVRVSLDTQKMQQYNISWEQVVQAIKDENDRVPTGSMDFNERTYQLTVNASTDPSILNNVQISSNDDGFPISLKDIGTASLVFKKAASYTYVNTKPAISISVSGDIGTDVPTVSKATTAKINQLASSLPKNVHFELLFAQNDRVSEIFGNLTKEMIIAILSVIVICTLGLNLLTSAFVALAIPVSIAIGFIFLPMTGTTLNQISVIGLIIVLGILVDDAVVVNDNIERRRSEFGENATEAAIKGTKEVSLSIITATLATVAAFAPLLFLPGNIGDFIKPIPTVISLTMLASMIMSLTIIPIFRQWYDQRRKGKQSNQAVKPPGLLGHQIQSLSNVYSKNWMPRILQRPLLTALIGLMIGTAAYGLLAVVPIQLFPESDQADATISVTMPEGTSLQATNRVINEIGLWVKKQPETERLSATAGGGAPQMYSDVAGGHGSGGAVNGQLAVVGNEGLFDLQKTVDSWTHTLQAKYPSALISIRVPQLGIPVGSAVSIRMKGEDIDKLQNMTAKVKEMVAGTPGAVDVTDNMGMQSYNLNFQVNPQALDKYRVSYSNLTRTLLLMGDGVNVTDFDTGKELLDINIYMNKPNDDPEVLFQQLSVTNAAKEQIPLSQLVTMKPDFSIQQIHRYDLERTVTISANANGRTATELTNDIRSKLTHTQFEPGYTWEMGGETSAQSDIFTDLGKLAIIVVFLILLLITMQFYSVSTPLIIMTTVYLAAAGGILGSFISGMPIGFMSIMGIISLAGIVVRNGIVLIEFIEDARREGAELTDAILMACSARFRPILLTSLTAIVGMIPIATIGEILFKPLATTIIFGLIFSTILTLFVVPTLYMVVAHLKLKRKQKQEKTINTDSSLTL, from the coding sequence ATCGAAAGGCCAATCCAGTATTATCATAGAAGCTTTGAATGATGCGGATCCGACAAAAGTATGGGCTGATCTTCGTACGAAGGTGCAGGATGCACAATCCGAGCTTCCAGACGATGCGATGCAGCCTATAATCAATGATAGCATGACTAGCTCTTTCATTGGTTCATATGCGATCACCTCTGATAAGGTTGAGGATTTATACTCATTAAATGAATTAATGAACAAATGGAAAGATCAATTAAAAACAGTCCACGGTATTTCGCAGGTTAATATTCAAGGAATACCTGAGCAAGAGGTACGAGTTAGCTTAGACACGCAAAAGATGCAACAATATAACATCTCCTGGGAGCAGGTTGTTCAAGCGATCAAGGATGAGAATGACAGAGTGCCTACAGGAAGTATGGATTTCAATGAGCGTACTTATCAGCTGACGGTGAATGCCTCAACGGATCCATCGATTCTAAATAACGTCCAGATTTCAAGCAATGACGATGGATTTCCGATATCTCTGAAGGATATAGGTACTGCCTCACTTGTTTTTAAAAAAGCAGCTAGTTATACGTATGTGAATACCAAGCCTGCTATTTCGATCAGTGTAAGCGGAGATATAGGAACAGATGTGCCAACGGTATCCAAAGCAACAACAGCCAAAATCAATCAACTTGCGAGCAGTTTGCCGAAGAATGTACATTTTGAGCTGCTTTTTGCACAAAATGATCGAGTGAGTGAAATATTTGGAAACCTGACCAAAGAGATGATTATCGCTATTTTATCGGTTATTGTGATATGTACTTTAGGCTTGAATTTGCTAACTTCTGCATTTGTGGCGTTGGCCATTCCTGTTTCCATCGCCATCGGCTTTATTTTCTTGCCCATGACAGGAACTACGCTGAATCAAATTTCAGTCATCGGACTCATCATCGTGCTAGGGATATTGGTTGATGATGCCGTCGTGGTCAATGACAACATTGAACGCCGACGCTCTGAATTTGGGGAAAATGCTACGGAGGCAGCTATTAAAGGAACCAAAGAGGTATCCTTATCGATCATTACAGCTACGCTAGCTACGGTTGCAGCATTTGCTCCGTTGTTATTCCTGCCGGGTAATATCGGAGACTTTATTAAACCGATCCCTACCGTTATTTCGTTAACGATGCTAGCTTCCATGATTATGTCGTTAACAATTATTCCTATTTTTCGTCAATGGTATGATCAACGCCGTAAAGGGAAACAGAGTAACCAAGCGGTTAAGCCGCCCGGGCTTCTGGGTCATCAAATCCAGTCTCTATCCAATGTGTACTCTAAAAACTGGATGCCAAGAATACTGCAACGCCCGCTTTTAACAGCGCTGATTGGTCTTATGATTGGTACGGCAGCTTATGGATTACTTGCGGTTGTTCCCATTCAATTATTCCCAGAATCCGACCAGGCGGATGCCACGATCAGCGTAACGATGCCGGAAGGAACATCGTTACAGGCAACCAATCGGGTAATTAACGAGATTGGGCTGTGGGTCAAAAAACAACCAGAGACAGAGCGGCTGTCGGCAACGGCGGGTGGAGGAGCGCCTCAGATGTACAGCGATGTTGCAGGCGGTCACGGCTCTGGGGGAGCGGTCAACGGTCAACTTGCTGTCGTTGGAAACGAGGGACTATTCGATCTCCAGAAAACAGTGGATAGCTGGACTCATACGTTGCAAGCCAAATATCCATCTGCATTGATCAGCATTCGGGTTCCTCAATTAGGTATTCCGGTCGGCAGTGCGGTGTCTATCCGGATGAAGGGAGAAGACATTGATAAACTGCAAAACATGACAGCTAAAGTCAAAGAAATGGTTGCGGGTACCCCCGGAGCTGTAGACGTGACCGATAATATGGGGATGCAAAGCTATAATCTGAATTTCCAAGTCAACCCACAAGCCTTGGATAAATATCGGGTTAGCTATTCCAATTTGACGCGTACTCTGCTGTTAATGGGTGACGGGGTCAATGTAACGGATTTTGATACAGGTAAGGAATTGCTGGATATAAATATATACATGAATAAACCAAACGATGATCCTGAGGTATTATTCCAACAATTAAGTGTAACCAATGCGGCAAAAGAGCAAATTCCATTATCCCAGTTAGTCACGATGAAACCGGACTTTTCCATTCAGCAAATCCACCGTTATGATTTGGAACGAACGGTAACGATTTCAGCCAATGCGAATGGGCGTACAGCTACAGAACTCACTAATGACATCCGTAGCAAACTAACCCATACACAGTTTGAACCAGGCTACACCTGGGAGATGGGAGGAGAAACATCCGCGCAATCTGATATTTTTACAGATTTGGGCAAACTAGCCATTATCGTTGTTTTTCTCATCCTGCTCTTGATCACGATGCAGTTTTACTCCGTCTCCACACCGCTTATTATTATGACCACTGTGTATCTGGCAGCGGCAGGCGGAATTCTTGGAAGCTTTATTTCAGGCATGCCAATTGGATTCATGAGTATTATGGGGATCATTTCACTGGCTGGTATCGTTGTGCGTAACGGTATTGTGTTGATAGAGTTTATTGAAGATGCGCGGCGTGAAGGAGCTGAACTGACAGACGCGATCCTTATGGCATGTTCTGCCCGTTTCCGTCCGATCTTGCTTACTTCGTTAACTGCGATTGTGGGGATGATCCCTATCGCCACCATAGGAGAAATTCTCTTCAAACCGTTGGCAACGACCATTATCTTTGGCCTGATCTTTTCGACCATTTTAACCTTGTTTGTCGTTCCGACGCTGTATATGGTCGTAGCTCATCTGAAGCTGAAGCGGAAGCAGAAGCAGGAAAAGACTATAAACACCGATAGCTCATTGACCTTGTAG